The following nucleotide sequence is from Dethiosulfovibrio peptidovorans.
TATCCACTGAGATTAGGGACAGACAGAACTCGTCACCTCCCTTGCTATATATGCCGTAACAGAAATCGCTTCAGGGAATCCGAGGTAAACTCCTTATCCCCCAGATCAAGATTTTTCAACGGGACCTCGGCGCGGGCGGCCCCCTTATGTCCGCCGGCAGAACCGAGTTCGCCAAAGGTTTTGGCTGCCAGTTTACCGGCACTCTTGCGAT
It contains:
- a CDS encoding phosphoethanolamine methyltransferase, with the protein product LKFSKGRYYSHIGRVSSPDVLVIIADFLNHVGGVDWVFVSGIHGEKLVVIFRCDGYRKSAGKLAAKTFGELGSAGGHKGAARAEVPLKNLDLGDKEFTSDSLKRFLLRHI